A genomic window from Pyxicephalus adspersus chromosome 2, UCB_Pads_2.0, whole genome shotgun sequence includes:
- the CLPX gene encoding ATP-dependent clpX-like chaperone, mitochondrial isoform X2, with protein MSGHSCSCAARIISSCLNRGMVCGRGHLSVFRRLGAFEVDKLQKTSFRRFSETAVYFASKDGVGKDGANDGNKKAAGEGGGGKKSSGSSGKGGNQLRCPKCGDLCTHVETFVSSTRFVKCEKCHHFFVVLSEADSKKSINREPETAAEAVKLAFQQKPPPPPKKIYNYLDKYVVGQSFAKKVLAVAVYNHYKRIYNNIPVNVRQQADVEKQSSLTPRELLQIAGISPHGNALGASMQQQVNQQMPQERRGGDVLDSNHDDIKLEKSNILLLGPTGSGKTLLAQTLAKCLDVPFAICDCTTLTQAGYVGEDIESVVAKLLQDANYNVDKAQQGIVFLDEVDKIGSVPGIHQLRDVGGEGVQQGLLKLLEGTIVNVPEKNSRKLRGETVQVDTTNILFVASGAFNGLDRIISRRKNEKYLGFGITSNMGKGRRAAAAADLANGSSESNAVQDIEEKDRLLRHVEARDLIEFGMIPEFVGRLPVVVPLHSLDEQTLVRILTEPRNAVVPQYQALFSMDKCELNVTEGALRAIARLALERKTGARGLRSIMEKLLLEPMFEVPNSDIVCVEVDQDVVEGKKEPGYIRAQNKESEEEYDSGVEEEGWSRQADAANN; from the exons ATGTCCGGCCACAGCTGTTCCTGCGCTGCCAGAATCATCAGTAGCTGTCTGAACAGAG GTATGGTATGTGGTCGTGGGCATCTCTCAGTTTTCAGAAGATTAGGAGCTTTTGAAGTTGATAAGCTACAAAAGACATCATTCAGAAGATTCTCTGAAACAGCTGTTTATTTTGCTTCTAAAGATGGCGTCGGCAAAGACGGCGCAAATGATGGGAACAAG AAAGCAGCCGGTGAAGGAGGTGGCGGCAAAAAATCCTCCGGAAGTTCTGGAAAAGGTGGAAATCAACTGAGGTGCCCCAAGTGTGGAGATCTGTGCACCCACGTCGAGACATTTGTCT CCTCTACCCGTTTTGTGAAGTGTGAGAAGTGCCaccatttttttgttgtgttatctGAGGCAGATTCAAAGAAATCTATAAACCGAGAACCAGAGACTGCTGCTGAGGCGGTGAAACTAGCATTTCAACAGAAGCCCCCTCCACCCCCAAAGAAG ATATATAACTACCTCGACAAGTATGTAGTGGGTCAATCATTTGCAAAGAAAGTCCTCGCTGTAGCTGTGTACAATCATTACAAGAGAATTTACAATAACATCCCAGTAAATGTCAGACAACAAGCTGATGTGGAAAAACAGTCCTCATTAACCCCAAGAG AACTACTGCAGATTGCTGGCATTAGTCCACATGGCAATGCTTTAGGGGCATCCATGCAGCAACAAGTAAACCAGCAGATGCCACAGGAGCGTCGAGGTGGCGATGTGCTGGATTCCAATCATGATGACATCAAGCTAGAAAAAAGCAATATCCTGCTTCTGGGCCCCACAGGCTCTG GTAAAACTCTTCTTGCACAAACTCTAGCAAAATGCTTGGACGTCCCCTTTGCTATATGTGACTGCACCACTCTGACACAAGCTGGATATGTAGGAGAGGACATTGAGTCTGTGGTTGCCAAACTGCTTCAGGATGCCAATTACAATGTAGATAAAGCTCAGCAAG GTATTGTCTTTTTAGATGAAGTTGACAAAATTGGAAGTGTTCCTGGTATTCACCAGCTAAGAGATGTGGGAGGGGAAGGCGTACAGCAG GGCTTGCTGAAGCTGCTGGAAGGAACTATTGTTAATGTCCcagaaaaaaattcaagaaaactGCGTGGTGAAACTGTACAAGTTGATACAACAAACATTCTCTTTGTAGCTTCTGGAGCCTTCAATGGCCTGGATAGGATAATCAGCAGGAGGAAAAATGAGAAG TATCTGGGTTTCGGCATAACCTCAAACATGGGTAAAGGACGCCGAGCAGCAGCAGCTGCCGACCTGGCAAATGGAAGTTCAGAATCGAATGCTGTGCAGGACATAGAAGAGAAGGACCGATTATTACGCCATGTAGAGGCCAGAGACCTTATAGAATTTGGCATGATTCCAGAGTTTGTGGGCAGACTTCCCGTAGTGGTGCCACTTCATAGTCTTGATGAGCAGACCCTTGTTCGCATCCTTACAGAACCCAGAAATGCTGTTGTTCCCCAGTACCAGGCTCTGTTCAGCATGGAtaag TGCGAACTAAATGTCACTGAAGGTGCTCTAAGAGCAATTGCTAGGCTGGCTCTGGAACGAAAAACTGGTGCAAGAGGACTTCGGTCAATCATG gaaaagcTGCTTCTTGAGCCTATGTTTGAGGTTCCAAACTCTGATATTGTCTGTGTGGAGGTTGACCAGGATGTggtggaaggaaagaaagaaccCGGCTATATTAG agcccAAAATAAGGAGTCCGAGGAAGAGTATGACTCTGGAGTGGAGGAAGAAGGCTGGTCTCGGCAGGCTGATGCAGCAAACAATTAG
- the CLPX gene encoding ATP-dependent clpX-like chaperone, mitochondrial isoform X1: protein MSGHSCSCAARIISSCLNRGMVCGRGHLSVFRRLGAFEVDKLQKTSFRRFSETAVYFASKDGVGKDGANDGNKKAAGEGGGGKKSSGSSGKGGNQLRCPKCGDLCTHVETFVSSTRFVKCEKCHHFFVVLSEADSKKSINREPETAAEAVKLAFQQKPPPPPKKIYNYLDKYVVGQSFAKKVLAVAVYNHYKRIYNNIPVNVRQQADVEKQSSLTPRELEIRRREDEYRFTKLLQIAGISPHGNALGASMQQQVNQQMPQERRGGDVLDSNHDDIKLEKSNILLLGPTGSGKTLLAQTLAKCLDVPFAICDCTTLTQAGYVGEDIESVVAKLLQDANYNVDKAQQGIVFLDEVDKIGSVPGIHQLRDVGGEGVQQGLLKLLEGTIVNVPEKNSRKLRGETVQVDTTNILFVASGAFNGLDRIISRRKNEKYLGFGITSNMGKGRRAAAAADLANGSSESNAVQDIEEKDRLLRHVEARDLIEFGMIPEFVGRLPVVVPLHSLDEQTLVRILTEPRNAVVPQYQALFSMDKCELNVTEGALRAIARLALERKTGARGLRSIMEKLLLEPMFEVPNSDIVCVEVDQDVVEGKKEPGYIRAQNKESEEEYDSGVEEEGWSRQADAANN, encoded by the exons ATGTCCGGCCACAGCTGTTCCTGCGCTGCCAGAATCATCAGTAGCTGTCTGAACAGAG GTATGGTATGTGGTCGTGGGCATCTCTCAGTTTTCAGAAGATTAGGAGCTTTTGAAGTTGATAAGCTACAAAAGACATCATTCAGAAGATTCTCTGAAACAGCTGTTTATTTTGCTTCTAAAGATGGCGTCGGCAAAGACGGCGCAAATGATGGGAACAAG AAAGCAGCCGGTGAAGGAGGTGGCGGCAAAAAATCCTCCGGAAGTTCTGGAAAAGGTGGAAATCAACTGAGGTGCCCCAAGTGTGGAGATCTGTGCACCCACGTCGAGACATTTGTCT CCTCTACCCGTTTTGTGAAGTGTGAGAAGTGCCaccatttttttgttgtgttatctGAGGCAGATTCAAAGAAATCTATAAACCGAGAACCAGAGACTGCTGCTGAGGCGGTGAAACTAGCATTTCAACAGAAGCCCCCTCCACCCCCAAAGAAG ATATATAACTACCTCGACAAGTATGTAGTGGGTCAATCATTTGCAAAGAAAGTCCTCGCTGTAGCTGTGTACAATCATTACAAGAGAATTTACAATAACATCCCAGTAAATGTCAGACAACAAGCTGATGTGGAAAAACAGTCCTCATTAACCCCAAGAG AGTTAGAGATCAGAAGACGGGAGGATGAGTACAGATTCACAA AACTACTGCAGATTGCTGGCATTAGTCCACATGGCAATGCTTTAGGGGCATCCATGCAGCAACAAGTAAACCAGCAGATGCCACAGGAGCGTCGAGGTGGCGATGTGCTGGATTCCAATCATGATGACATCAAGCTAGAAAAAAGCAATATCCTGCTTCTGGGCCCCACAGGCTCTG GTAAAACTCTTCTTGCACAAACTCTAGCAAAATGCTTGGACGTCCCCTTTGCTATATGTGACTGCACCACTCTGACACAAGCTGGATATGTAGGAGAGGACATTGAGTCTGTGGTTGCCAAACTGCTTCAGGATGCCAATTACAATGTAGATAAAGCTCAGCAAG GTATTGTCTTTTTAGATGAAGTTGACAAAATTGGAAGTGTTCCTGGTATTCACCAGCTAAGAGATGTGGGAGGGGAAGGCGTACAGCAG GGCTTGCTGAAGCTGCTGGAAGGAACTATTGTTAATGTCCcagaaaaaaattcaagaaaactGCGTGGTGAAACTGTACAAGTTGATACAACAAACATTCTCTTTGTAGCTTCTGGAGCCTTCAATGGCCTGGATAGGATAATCAGCAGGAGGAAAAATGAGAAG TATCTGGGTTTCGGCATAACCTCAAACATGGGTAAAGGACGCCGAGCAGCAGCAGCTGCCGACCTGGCAAATGGAAGTTCAGAATCGAATGCTGTGCAGGACATAGAAGAGAAGGACCGATTATTACGCCATGTAGAGGCCAGAGACCTTATAGAATTTGGCATGATTCCAGAGTTTGTGGGCAGACTTCCCGTAGTGGTGCCACTTCATAGTCTTGATGAGCAGACCCTTGTTCGCATCCTTACAGAACCCAGAAATGCTGTTGTTCCCCAGTACCAGGCTCTGTTCAGCATGGAtaag TGCGAACTAAATGTCACTGAAGGTGCTCTAAGAGCAATTGCTAGGCTGGCTCTGGAACGAAAAACTGGTGCAAGAGGACTTCGGTCAATCATG gaaaagcTGCTTCTTGAGCCTATGTTTGAGGTTCCAAACTCTGATATTGTCTGTGTGGAGGTTGACCAGGATGTggtggaaggaaagaaagaaccCGGCTATATTAG agcccAAAATAAGGAGTCCGAGGAAGAGTATGACTCTGGAGTGGAGGAAGAAGGCTGGTCTCGGCAGGCTGATGCAGCAAACAATTAG